Within the Plectropomus leopardus isolate mb chromosome 15, YSFRI_Pleo_2.0, whole genome shotgun sequence genome, the region ACCAGATCTGCCTGAAGTCCCAGATCTCCATTTACCCCCACATCTGCAAACATTGAAAAAGGAAGAGACTTAATAGTTTTTAATCAAATAGTGTAACTGCCATGACAAAATAACGCAACAAGCCTCTAAATCATGCTTACTATTGAAAGTAGCGAAAtatgtggttttatgtggttaTATTCTTTGGATTTGGGCACACTGATGctataaacatttattttcaggaaCAAGTGTTTGTCTTCACTCTATACTGTAGTAATTCAATTTCAGTGGTCACAATTATGTACTTGGCTGCTTGCagatagttttttgttttcagttgcGTTTTTGCCAaagaagtatgttttttttttcctttttttcctctccaggCTGATGGCCTCACCTCTGCAGAAACTCTAGAGGCACTTCAAAGCTGCTTGGACCCCTCTATTCTCTCTATCTTTGAGGAAGTGCCAACAACAGAGGCAAGACAAGTTTTACATGATTGAACTTATAGTAGTACAAGACAGATCTACAGTGTGTAAGCATTGCACAGTTGTTTGTTAATACTCCCTGTTGACcttatttctatgtttttatttagacTAAAGGTTTAGATGAGGAGAGCGAAGCTACGCTGCTAACCGCCCTGACAGAAATCCTCGACAATGTGGACGATGAGAACCTGTCCCCGTTTGACACACTGCCCGACTCAGACCTCTTGTCCGGTCAGAAGGGCAGAGAACACTCTCCGGTTAGTGCCCAGCTGTCATACATAACTCTAAAAGTGTCTTGCAGATTCTTGCTCTTAGGCAGAGTGAAAGGGCAACCTGCTGACCTCTGTGGTTCTACACCTatgctattattatttatgttatttttaaaatgtaaaaaaaaccaaaaacgttttggtcattttgctttttctttcactctgtAGCTCAAGAGATTGCTGTGTTTGTCCCGTTCCCCTCCAGAGAAAGACACACTGTATAGCACAAGAGCCTCATCAACGGGAAAGGTAGCTTTTCACACTGATTTAACATGTATATGAACTTGTTCAGCAGACACATTTCTGAATATGTCAGGATATTTGTTTCCTTCTCTGTACTCAGAGCCTCCCCAGGATACTGGCAGACTCTCTCCAGAGAAGTGatggggaggaagaggaagatggCTCCCTCACTCTGAGCCCAGTGAGTCATGATTCATCTCCTGACAGCGACCTACACTGGGAAGGTCTGACCCTCCCGATTCCTGTCACCTTCGAGCAGAAGGAGGAAGATGGCGTCTCAGTTAGCCTTGGGGACTTGGTCAGGCACATGCACCCGTACTGTATGGCCATCTGTATGGAGAATGACGAGGGGGAACAGATGTTGCCCGAAGGAGGCATCTTACTTGAAGTTGTGGACCAGGGTGAAAATGGAGAGCCCATCCTGGCCATCCCAGACATggatctctctgtctctctgccacTTAAAGAGCAGTCTccagaaaatgagcagaaagtTTCAGATGAAGAAGACGCAGCCTCTGACAGTTCAGAGCAAATAGTCGTTGACGATGAAGATGAAACGATCATTGAGGCTCCAGTGAAAATTGCGGCCCCTGTGACGCCAGGGGTGAAAGATGAGATGATCGTTAAAAGACAGAAGGAAGatataaaagagaaaagccCCTCacggagaaaaaagaaaaagaaatgcaaggAAGAGTGCCTGCCCAAACCTGTGGAGGGAAGAGTCCTTAGAAGTGGCACAGTAAGAAAGATGGCGCAGGACTCTcccaaaaaacctgaaaaaaggtcagtcaaagaagagaagaaggTTCCTCTTGCCTCAACTCAAGCGCCTTCTGAAAAACctaagaaattaaatcaatgcCAAACTGAAATCACCACTACAACACTATTGCCTGACATGAGCGTGCAAGCTGCCACATCTATCTCACCCAGACAGGAAACAGCGCCGTTAAATGCCAGCCCTGAGAAGAGTCAGCTTAGCTGTCCACCCACAACAGTGACCTCTCAGCAGTCTGATGAAATGTGCAAACAGTTGGCCCCGGCCCCCGAGAAGCTGGAGGACTCATCAGCAGCTCCCTGTGCTGTCCTACCCCTGGTGTCTTCAGAGAGCCCTGCAGCTGCTCCCAGTTCTGCAACACCCCAGAATACACCACCTGTTAATGAGGCCCTCCCTCCTGCAGCCCCTGCAGACCCAAAGCCTAAATCACTCAGTCTAGCAGAGTACCGGCGGCTCAGGCAGCAGAAGAAGCCTACTCCGGTGGAAAAACCAGGCGACAACAGCACCAAGTGGCCCAGCCTCCCAGAGCTTCCCAAAGAGCTGCCCCCCATTCCCTGCCTGCCTGACCCCCGCCCCAAGGATCCTCGACGCCCTAACCCTGAGGCAGTGGAGGAGGTCAAACCTGCCTGGCAGCCAAGGGGACCGTGTGCACCACCCACCCCTGAGGCGCTGTTGGTGCCACCCTCCTACATGGTTGCCTCATCCAGCAAAGGTCCAGCTGCTCCTAAACCCCAGCAAACACCTGAAACTCCTAAACCTTCTGTACCCCAAAACCCCTCAGCTCCTGCACCAAATTCTGTGAGAAATTTACCCACACAACACACCACCGCTCAACCTGCAGTCGCTTGTGTGCCTCAGGGCTCTTGTTCTACAACTTCTTCAACATCTACCACTCAGTGCGTGTCAAAAGCACTTTCAGGAGGAAAGAGTGGGGTCGACGAAAGGCTCCAGTCTCAGCCTGTATCTCCTAAGTCTGTAGAGCTCACTAAAACTTGTCCTAAAACCACTACAGAGGCAATCAAACCCACCGCTGCTACTGTGTCTGCTGCCAGTGCCCCCCAGACAGTTCCTGTGGTTACTGCTCCTGTGTCATTAAATGACCCCATCACATTGGATAGCAAGTCCTGCAGACCCACAGCCAATGGTACCCagctttcttcttctcttgctACCAATCTCTCCAACTCCCAGAGTCTGAAGGCTGAACCTGTTGTACTTGAAACTAAAGAGAAACCCACTACAGCAGTAAAACCCCAGAGGGCAAAGAGCCCCACCCAGGAGCTGATTGAGGCTTTTACCAGTGAGATAGGTGAGCTTTAAGTTGACTGCATATTTTTAGCGCTAAATGTTTAGTTATGTTCATGAAATGTTGATcataatgaccttttttttctattattttgacGACATTTTTATTCACTTACTAGCAACAGTCACATAGTCATTgttaattaaatacaattacagagtaaaccatttttttcattttttgtttacaatgtagaaacacaaaaaaacatcagaacatGGGGTGTTTTGTGTTTGGGGTAAATGATTAAAGTTAAAGCATTAATAAATGTACAGAAGAGCGTTTGGGGGAAATACACTTTTTCCCAAATTCCCTCAAATTTAGTTTCTGTAACCCTTATTAAAAAGGCTATTCTTTCCATTA harbors:
- the pprc1 gene encoding peroxisome proliferator-activated receptor gamma coactivator-related protein 1, producing MAARWGAGEDTLTACNMDFFPIDTLDEADGLTSAETLEALQSCLDPSILSIFEEVPTTETKGLDEESEATLLTALTEILDNVDDENLSPFDTLPDSDLLSGQKGREHSPLKRLLCLSRSPPEKDTLYSTRASSTGKSLPRILADSLQRSDGEEEEDGSLTLSPVSHDSSPDSDLHWEGLTLPIPVTFEQKEEDGVSVSLGDLVRHMHPYCMAICMENDEGEQMLPEGGILLEVVDQGENGEPILAIPDMDLSVSLPLKEQSPENEQKVSDEEDAASDSSEQIVVDDEDETIIEAPVKIAAPVTPGVKDEMIVKRQKEDIKEKSPSRRKKKKKCKEECLPKPVEGRVLRSGTVRKMAQDSPKKPEKRSVKEEKKVPLASTQAPSEKPKKLNQCQTEITTTTLLPDMSVQAATSISPRQETAPLNASPEKSQLSCPPTTVTSQQSDEMCKQLAPAPEKLEDSSAAPCAVLPLVSSESPAAAPSSATPQNTPPVNEALPPAAPADPKPKSLSLAEYRRLRQQKKPTPVEKPGDNSTKWPSLPELPKELPPIPCLPDPRPKDPRRPNPEAVEEVKPAWQPRGPCAPPTPEALLVPPSYMVASSSKGPAAPKPQQTPETPKPSVPQNPSAPAPNSVRNLPTQHTTAQPAVACVPQGSCSTTSSTSTTQCVSKALSGGKSGVDERLQSQPVSPKSVELTKTCPKTTTEAIKPTAATVSAASAPQTVPVVTAPVSLNDPITLDSKSCRPTANGTQLSSSLATNLSNSQSLKAEPVVLETKEKPTTAVKPQRAKSPTQELIEAFTSEIGIEAADLTSLLEQFEETQAKEKHCVPEVCGRAAAVGNSSVELAPEKTVVERVRANDLSSTAALTPPATPPHQMWKPLAPVALLGKSKAAEASKLSPSKVIQIEARPLPSVRSRSKPTPAAPSVTPEVACMDHDYCLPNTGTSTGEQGKRWNVKQPSFITIKPIKQPGTSTTRTTPAAPAPLTTNTVVTTKTQEFPPTEPLDHRTDGMEKSSVLETPDASPARQETDAAVKEESPRRGHFGRSYRQHAAYRTPSPRSGPRERTGGRSRKRRSHRSPSPMSSGSESDSSSSRSRSRSRSPSKKRYRPRHSDSSSSSSSRSSSRSSPSVSRSPLRRRRYSYSSSRSGSWSRSRSRSRSPQRQSDWSRSRKFYSPSHVSHYGHSAKTNQEEVKRRKEKAIEERRVVYVGRIRGTMTQKELKERFSLFGEIEDCTLHFRDHGDNYGFVTYYDTKNAFTAIENGSKLRKPDELPFDLCFGGRRQFCKTNYADLDSSKEYDPLPGKGKFHALDFDTLLKQAKQNQRR